A section of the Candidatus Alcyoniella australis genome encodes:
- a CDS encoding acetate--CoA ligase family protein — MDIIASARAAGLESLTEHDAKKLIKAYDVPITPEQVVQDADAALAAAQQIGYPVALKATGAKLLHKTEHKAIRLGIDDDDELRQAADELLAADIPGREGLLVQKMIGEGRELLVGMTRDPQFGPVVAFGLGGVFTEILKDVALRVAPLDKVDALEMIDQIRGRKILDEFRGMPAVDRDRLAQILINVGTLALELPDVAELDINPLMIGPEGPLAVDALVRLTPQATDE; from the coding sequence ATGGACATCATCGCATCAGCACGTGCCGCCGGCCTCGAGAGCCTGACCGAGCACGACGCCAAGAAATTGATCAAAGCCTACGACGTCCCGATCACACCCGAACAAGTGGTCCAGGACGCTGACGCGGCCCTGGCCGCGGCCCAACAGATCGGCTATCCGGTGGCGCTCAAGGCCACGGGGGCCAAGCTGTTGCACAAGACCGAGCACAAGGCGATCCGCCTGGGGATCGACGACGACGACGAGCTGCGGCAGGCGGCCGACGAGCTGCTGGCCGCTGATATCCCCGGCCGCGAGGGGCTGCTGGTGCAAAAGATGATCGGCGAGGGCCGCGAGCTGCTGGTCGGCATGACCCGCGATCCGCAGTTCGGGCCGGTTGTGGCCTTCGGCCTGGGCGGCGTGTTCACCGAGATCCTCAAGGACGTGGCGTTGCGCGTCGCGCCGCTGGACAAGGTCGACGCCCTGGAGATGATCGACCAGATCCGCGGTCGCAAGATCCTCGACGAGTTCCGCGGCATGCCCGCGGTGGACCGCGATCGGCTGGCGCAGATCCTGATCAACGTCGGCACCCTGGCCCTAGAGCTGCCCGATGTGGCCGAGCTCGACATCAATCCGCTGATGATCGGCCCCGAGGGCCCGCTGGCCGTCGACGCCCTGGTACGGCTCACGCCCCAAGCGACTGACGAATAA